A section of the Chryseobacterium ginsenosidimutans genome encodes:
- the tssO gene encoding type VI secretion system TssO, producing MEVLNKSQRRSAYWFFVLFFLITVAVLVTAVFFNAYFPFKENSLLKAENTKMKKEMETQNKFSFQLEKVKVAVDSIGMPKQNDFFNEKLALSILADMYKQLPKDTLKNKNMYNNTIMTYKDLIDSKKQIKQLSGNQVLMDSLSTINKTLKEEYNKMKTDLDVCKQLYQAQ from the coding sequence ATGGAAGTTTTAAATAAAAGTCAGCGGAGAAGTGCCTATTGGTTTTTTGTACTGTTTTTCTTAATCACAGTGGCAGTTTTGGTCACAGCTGTTTTTTTTAATGCTTATTTTCCTTTCAAGGAGAATAGCTTGCTGAAAGCGGAAAACACAAAAATGAAAAAAGAAATGGAAACCCAAAACAAGTTTTCCTTTCAGCTGGAAAAAGTAAAGGTTGCAGTAGATTCTATTGGTATGCCAAAACAAAATGATTTTTTCAACGAAAAACTGGCTTTGTCTATTCTTGCAGATATGTACAAACAACTTCCGAAGGATACCCTTAAGAACAAAAATATGTACAATAATACCATTATGACCTATAAAGACCTCATAGATTCTAAGAAACAGATAAAGCAGCTTTCAGGCAATCAGGTATTAATGGACAGTTTAAGCACCATCAACAAGACCCTTAAAGAAGAATATAATAAAATGAAGACCGATCTGGATGTCTGCAAACAGTTGTATCAGGCACAATAA
- the tssD gene encoding type VI secretion system tube protein TssD, whose translation MSFLSKLELDGNTYNVLECKYNFVQPVDVTGKPKGMPKGGDIIIKIESTGNPDLLGWMLDHSRVKSGKIIFYRRDAMSKLQELNFEKAYCIEFSECFNAIDSQPLQIEMRLIAKKFNINGAEHEKQWVD comes from the coding sequence ATGTCATTTTTATCAAAATTAGAATTGGACGGTAACACCTACAATGTCCTTGAATGTAAATACAATTTCGTTCAGCCCGTTGATGTAACCGGTAAGCCGAAGGGAATGCCGAAAGGGGGAGACATCATCATCAAGATCGAGAGCACGGGAAACCCCGATCTTTTGGGATGGATGCTGGATCACAGCAGGGTAAAAAGCGGAAAAATCATTTTCTACCGCAGGGATGCAATGAGCAAGCTCCAGGAACTGAACTTTGAGAAAGCGTACTGCATAGAATTTTCGGAATGTTTCAATGCCATAGACAGCCAACCATTGCAGATAGAGATGCGCCTGATAGCCAAGAAATTCAATATCAATGGCGCTGAGCACGAAAAACAGTGGGTAGACTAA
- a CDS encoding GPW/gp25 family protein, whose translation MKGAYYKIPFNFESLIEKKDADKISLDASISQHLFLIATTSLGECKFDETYGSEIWEMDFDLMKSDNTLKEFIGDTLKRSIVMHEKRIQLEDVEVSVNDHNLGAFGKRRMKKKVSIGIKGLILETNRPFNFYYSFFVGPLSY comes from the coding sequence ATGAAGGGAGCTTACTACAAAATACCTTTTAATTTTGAAAGCCTTATAGAGAAAAAGGATGCTGATAAAATATCGTTGGATGCTTCTATAAGCCAACATTTATTTCTTATCGCTACCACGTCTTTGGGAGAATGTAAATTTGATGAAACATACGGTTCCGAAATATGGGAAATGGATTTTGACCTGATGAAGAGTGATAATACATTGAAAGAATTTATTGGCGACACTTTGAAAAGATCAATTGTGATGCACGAAAAAAGAATTCAGCTGGAAGATGTAGAAGTCTCTGTAAACGATCACAATTTAGGAGCTTTCGGTAAAAGGAGGATGAAAAAAAAGGTTTCAATTGGGATTAAAGGACTGATCCTGGAAACCAACCGTCCTTTTAACTTTTATTACTCATTTTTTGTAGGCCCGCTTTCTTATTAA
- the tssD gene encoding type VI secretion system tube protein TssD, whose protein sequence is MSFKTILEYAGKKRNVLSVEYAMLQETDKTGRPSSVTRGGKIFLTVEGTGETDLFEWMTNSFERKDGSVKFFKRDSDATLKELKFKEAYIVKYNENFDASGDNPLTETFVLSAKEIELGNAKHTNEWV, encoded by the coding sequence ATGTCATTCAAAACCATTTTGGAATACGCAGGAAAAAAGCGTAACGTACTTTCTGTAGAATATGCAATGCTTCAGGAAACCGACAAAACAGGAAGACCCTCTTCCGTTACCCGCGGCGGTAAAATTTTTCTTACAGTAGAAGGCACAGGCGAGACCGATCTTTTTGAATGGATGACCAATTCGTTTGAAAGAAAGGACGGGAGTGTGAAATTTTTCAAAAGAGATAGCGATGCTACGCTGAAGGAGCTTAAATTCAAAGAAGCTTACATCGTAAAATACAACGAAAACTTTGACGCATCTGGAGACAACCCGCTAACCGAGACTTTTGTGCTTTCAGCAAAGGAAATCGAGCTGGGGAATGCCAAGCATACTAATGAGTGGGTATAA
- the tssD gene encoding type VI secretion system tube protein TssD has product MSFKSILKVAGKNYNVLNVNYGLFQETDATGRPSTITRGGKIEITVESTGETDLFEWMTNSFERKDGSLVFYKRDSEATLKELKFSEAYLVKHKEKFDASGDNPLTENFIISARKIEMGSGEYENAWV; this is encoded by the coding sequence ATGTCATTTAAATCCATACTAAAAGTAGCGGGAAAAAATTATAACGTACTAAACGTAAACTACGGCTTATTTCAGGAAACAGATGCTACAGGCAGGCCATCTACCATTACAAGAGGCGGAAAAATAGAAATAACGGTAGAAAGCACAGGTGAGACCGATTTATTCGAGTGGATGACCAATTCGTTCGAGAGAAAAGACGGCAGTCTGGTTTTCTACAAAAGAGACAGCGAGGCTACGTTGAAAGAGCTAAAATTCTCGGAAGCTTACCTGGTGAAGCACAAAGAGAAGTTTGATGCATCAGGAGACAACCCACTTACCGAAAACTTCATTATTTCTGCAAGAAAGATAGAAATGGGAAGCGGAGAGTATGAAAACGCTTGGGTATAA
- a CDS encoding type VI secretion system Vgr family protein, whose amino-acid sequence MDNQDSSIIFGTFRRFEDWLQDPANPLVYCLLTLDGKKFLAKNSYTVELSQKTADHDMFSITVPDDALDSFEGYVMENSKNLLGKSLAITYWRFGKVRQTFTGVIGKIRNKKDEGGGYGDLHITGYAPSILLESGKDCRSFEDRTLEQIIKQVTEEYPEEAKVEVSENYLNDYNKKPIPYTVQYKESDYQFIRRLAIRHGEFFYYNGEKLIFGNSVQPLIKLGENVDLIDVEFEMQMQAQEFTFTGYDTQSGARIEKDSSSIKSEFKESLFQSIAATVSKNIFKKKPKMHFNHTGTREWSEEHLAEAVRLEKESRENLVQVRGRSKTPELKIGGRAELSDINKKAMETYRIIEITHHYNGEDYYNEFVGIPDLFNAAPYIDTEAVPKGEEQPARVTDNDDPMGMGRIRVQFPWQEEKNQTTPWIRLIQPHSGAGKGFHFIPEIGEEVLVGHESGNAEKPFVMGTHYNGSETSSYHTSGNDKKVIHTRSGTKIILNDAEGSVFIEDPSGNTYLMDGAGNINVNAPNDMTFTAGKNLNINVGQNMTTTVGQNKSNSAGMNITEVAGMNIFQNATMDYSLNATNITKIASENYSYEANNIHKSAMENIDIAAGKDYIQNSEETIHNLSGEKGHNA is encoded by the coding sequence ATGGATAACCAAGATTCCTCGATTATATTCGGTACTTTCCGCAGATTTGAAGACTGGCTTCAAGACCCGGCCAATCCTTTGGTATATTGTTTATTAACCTTAGATGGGAAGAAATTTTTAGCCAAGAACAGCTATACAGTGGAACTCAGCCAGAAAACTGCCGATCACGATATGTTCAGCATCACCGTTCCGGATGACGCTTTGGACAGTTTTGAAGGCTATGTAATGGAAAATTCCAAAAATCTTCTCGGTAAAAGCCTTGCCATTACCTATTGGCGTTTTGGAAAGGTAAGACAGACCTTTACGGGCGTCATCGGCAAGATCCGCAACAAGAAAGATGAAGGCGGCGGTTACGGAGACCTTCACATTACAGGCTATGCGCCAAGTATTTTACTGGAAAGCGGAAAAGACTGCCGTAGTTTTGAAGACCGGACACTGGAGCAAATTATCAAACAGGTTACCGAAGAATATCCGGAGGAAGCCAAGGTGGAAGTTTCCGAGAATTACCTGAACGACTACAACAAAAAACCGATTCCTTACACTGTTCAGTACAAAGAGTCGGATTATCAGTTTATCAGAAGATTGGCAATACGCCACGGAGAGTTTTTCTATTACAACGGCGAAAAGCTCATCTTCGGCAACAGCGTACAGCCACTTATCAAGCTGGGTGAAAATGTAGATTTGATTGATGTGGAGTTTGAGATGCAGATGCAGGCTCAGGAATTTACCTTTACAGGCTATGACACGCAAAGCGGAGCCAGAATAGAAAAGGACAGCAGTAGTATAAAAAGCGAATTCAAAGAAAGCCTTTTCCAGAGTATTGCTGCGACGGTTTCCAAAAACATATTTAAGAAGAAACCGAAAATGCACTTCAACCATACCGGAACCCGTGAGTGGTCGGAAGAGCATCTTGCAGAAGCGGTACGTTTGGAAAAGGAAAGCCGTGAGAACCTGGTACAGGTAAGAGGTAGAAGTAAAACTCCCGAACTTAAAATAGGGGGAAGAGCGGAGCTTTCGGACATCAACAAAAAGGCGATGGAAACCTACCGCATCATAGAAATTACGCATCATTATAACGGGGAAGATTATTACAATGAATTTGTGGGTATTCCCGATCTGTTCAATGCTGCGCCGTATATCGACACCGAAGCCGTACCGAAAGGAGAAGAGCAGCCTGCAAGGGTAACGGACAATGACGACCCGATGGGAATGGGGCGTATTCGTGTGCAGTTCCCGTGGCAGGAAGAGAAGAACCAGACAACGCCTTGGATAAGATTGATACAGCCGCACTCCGGAGCAGGAAAAGGTTTTCATTTTATCCCTGAGATTGGCGAAGAGGTTTTGGTTGGGCATGAAAGCGGAAATGCTGAGAAACCTTTTGTGATGGGAACGCATTATAATGGATCTGAAACCAGCTCTTACCACACAAGCGGAAATGACAAGAAGGTGATTCACACAAGATCAGGAACGAAGATTATTCTGAATGATGCAGAGGGCAGTGTTTTTATTGAAGATCCGAGCGGGAATACTTATCTGATGGATGGTGCAGGAAATATTAATGTGAATGCACCTAATGATATGACTTTTACAGCGGGGAAGAATCTCAATATTAATGTGGGGCAGAATATGACGACAACCGTAGGTCAAAATAAAAGTAATTCTGCAGGTATGAATATCACAGAAGTCGCAGGTATGAATATTTTCCAGAATGCAACAATGGATTATTCTCTAAACGCAACTAATATTACCAAAATTGCGAGCGAGAATTACAGCTATGAAGCCAATAATATTCACAAAAGTGCTATGGAAAATATAGATATAGCGGCCGGAAAAGATTATATTCAGAATAGTGAAGAAACGATACATAATTTATCTGGAGAAAAAGGTCATAATGCATAA
- a CDS encoding TssN family type VI secretion system protein, whose product MNKIKKYFINLFDPQLLVIVLVLIAVCIIFTMIFSQKTTEFKQKYRSKFYIYLSSFAFVYAIVALLGYNKLFSDNKLYEFVFYQLCSLIIGIVHCYAYRAYFEKFGSKKPGNEYLFALLSVCYASVPFILIYSFLNGTDLVYLMLGHFIIFFVPTFLNDTFSRAMAIPPKVYVTWQFPENYKETVGLSDEEWRDMVVLTYVMDKDKKAAKYSSYRAKGPTRIDFGRLFYNFVVDYNQRHPGEEIQVDDENGLFSWVFFLQPKWYESTKYIDPKLTLYMNGIEENSVIFCMRTDQMLGASKTSDITDFEYNQKKDNELVESN is encoded by the coding sequence ATGAATAAGATTAAGAAATACTTTATTAATTTATTTGACCCGCAACTGCTGGTTATTGTCCTCGTTTTGATCGCAGTATGCATTATCTTCACGATGATCTTTTCGCAGAAAACTACAGAATTTAAACAGAAATACCGGTCAAAATTTTATATTTATCTGTCTTCGTTTGCTTTTGTGTATGCTATCGTTGCACTGTTAGGATATAATAAGCTCTTTTCGGATAACAAGCTGTATGAATTTGTTTTTTATCAGTTATGCTCCCTTATCATAGGCATTGTACACTGTTATGCATACAGGGCATACTTTGAGAAATTCGGTTCAAAAAAGCCGGGTAATGAATATCTTTTTGCTCTTTTATCGGTTTGTTATGCTTCCGTACCGTTTATACTGATCTATTCCTTTTTGAATGGGACTGATCTTGTTTACCTTATGCTTGGGCATTTTATCATATTTTTCGTTCCTACTTTTCTCAACGATACCTTTAGCCGTGCTATGGCAATTCCTCCGAAAGTGTACGTGACTTGGCAGTTTCCTGAGAATTATAAGGAAACAGTTGGACTCAGTGACGAAGAGTGGCGCGATATGGTTGTTCTTACGTATGTGATGGACAAAGATAAAAAAGCCGCCAAATACAGTTCTTACAGAGCGAAAGGTCCCACAAGAATCGATTTCGGAAGGCTGTTTTATAATTTTGTGGTGGATTACAATCAGAGACATCCCGGAGAAGAGATTCAGGTTGATGACGAAAACGGACTTTTCAGCTGGGTGTTTTTCCTTCAACCCAAATGGTATGAATCTACAAAATACATCGACCCCAAACTTACCCTTTATATGAACGGTATCGAAGAGAACAGCGTCATATTCTGTATGAGAACCGATCAAATGTTGGGAGCCAGTAAAACATCTGATATAACTGATTTTGAATATAATCAGAAAAAGGATAACGAACTTGTAGAAAGTAATTAA
- a CDS encoding type VI secretion system baseplate subunit TssF: MNQDRIKDRILRRAARMWGYNELEAEGSFDPIVSLLLSACAAELEKLGFELENSRSRIIERVLEVMFPEEVSGVIPSRTLLQVSPLENNSRISLYHQFKTVKKLPNIYNPTETITKDLYFSPTIEAGLTTGSVKYVAYGNTLNHIESFFFDDVIAKAEKHLPSGELWVGIHSPNKEDLEDLMFFIDINNTYQKELFFYYLKQVKVYFGDKEYRLQEGYNVENESLNLNNIITKNYSDLEHIYQEVNQYYSSNFFTLKGKVGFKDDAQNEDLFTTYFPEHKIGENNDIIWLKFKFSEAIVPEILQNIRFALNCIPAVNIRNNKIGRRIKGRLNIISIDDEDHFFDLDYVSDDRGKRMDIKNYEAENEGMTALLRKGGVSRFDQRNASELLQYLLELIKDETAAFAGIGVDTAKDTLRQINQNVASLHQVAKEKNFTQTNNPYLIVSSGSPDMNFHCQISYWSTADEEGNNIKSGTVLTVESNGNGVLKNTAVMIQPSVGGRKKLTSQDKILEYRNSLLTRGRIVTIADIKAFGMNHFKSLITDVEVQKGTKKEVSLKGGFSRTIDIFLVRNKERTEHINSSEWEYLRESFFFKLKNTSANIYPYRLFEK; encoded by the coding sequence ATGAATCAAGACCGTATCAAAGACCGCATATTAAGAAGAGCCGCCAGAATGTGGGGGTATAATGAGCTGGAAGCCGAGGGATCCTTTGATCCCATTGTTAGTCTGTTACTTTCTGCTTGTGCTGCAGAGTTGGAAAAACTCGGATTCGAACTGGAAAATTCCCGTTCCAGAATTATAGAGCGGGTTTTGGAAGTCATGTTTCCAGAGGAAGTATCAGGTGTAATACCTTCCAGAACATTACTGCAGGTTTCGCCTTTGGAGAATAATTCGAGGATCTCATTATATCATCAGTTCAAGACGGTGAAAAAGCTTCCGAATATTTACAATCCTACTGAAACCATTACAAAAGATCTATATTTTAGTCCGACAATAGAAGCAGGGCTTACAACGGGAAGTGTAAAATATGTAGCTTATGGAAATACGCTTAACCATATCGAAAGTTTTTTCTTTGATGACGTTATAGCAAAAGCTGAAAAGCACCTTCCTTCTGGAGAATTGTGGGTGGGAATCCATTCCCCGAACAAAGAAGATCTTGAAGATCTGATGTTTTTTATAGATATCAATAATACCTATCAGAAAGAATTATTCTTTTATTACCTGAAACAGGTAAAAGTCTATTTCGGGGACAAAGAATACCGCTTGCAGGAAGGCTATAATGTAGAAAATGAAAGTCTGAATCTTAATAATATTATTACAAAGAATTATTCTGATCTGGAGCATATTTATCAGGAGGTAAATCAATATTATTCCTCCAATTTCTTTACGCTTAAAGGAAAGGTCGGATTTAAAGATGATGCACAGAACGAAGATCTTTTTACCACCTATTTTCCAGAGCATAAAATAGGAGAAAACAATGATATTATATGGCTTAAGTTTAAATTTTCTGAAGCCATCGTTCCCGAGATATTACAGAATATCCGTTTTGCACTCAACTGCATTCCGGCTGTCAATATCAGGAATAATAAGATCGGACGCAGGATAAAAGGACGGTTAAATATTATCTCCATAGATGATGAGGATCATTTCTTTGATTTGGATTATGTATCTGATGACCGCGGAAAAAGGATGGATATTAAAAATTATGAAGCCGAAAATGAAGGAATGACCGCTTTATTAAGGAAAGGAGGAGTTTCACGTTTTGACCAAAGAAATGCATCAGAGCTGCTGCAATATCTGCTGGAACTTATAAAAGATGAAACTGCAGCCTTTGCCGGCATAGGGGTAGATACAGCGAAAGATACTTTAAGGCAGATCAATCAAAATGTGGCTTCATTGCATCAGGTTGCTAAAGAAAAAAACTTTACCCAAACTAATAATCCATATCTTATTGTTTCTTCCGGTAGTCCGGATATGAATTTTCACTGCCAAATTTCCTATTGGTCGACGGCTGATGAAGAAGGTAATAATATCAAATCGGGTACTGTGCTTACTGTAGAAAGTAATGGGAACGGTGTATTAAAAAACACGGCAGTAATGATTCAGCCTTCCGTTGGTGGCAGGAAAAAGCTCACTTCACAAGACAAAATTCTGGAATACCGAAACTCTCTGCTTACGCGGGGACGGATCGTGACCATTGCAGATATCAAAGCTTTTGGAATGAATCATTTCAAAAGTCTTATTACCGATGTTGAAGTTCAAAAAGGAACAAAAAAAGAAGTCTCTTTAAAAGGAGGCTTCAGCAGAACGATAGATATATTTCTTGTTAGAAATAAAGAACGGACAGAACATATCAATTCATCGGAATGGGAGTATTTGCGAGAAAGCTTTTTTTTTAAACTAAAAAATACATCTGCCAATATCTATCCATACAGATTATTTGAGAAATAA
- a CDS encoding LysM peptidoglycan-binding domain-containing protein, whose amino-acid sequence MNISISTYKVKQTDTLESVAEQLGISAEALKRYHNTYCDLKNLIGNDLTGVYKILTPPREKIAELKENQKQIILNSNLPALHLAEDFYALNYEASERFEQWDKEDLVIDYSVSVNLREMADKGLLAEIKTSGFKKNGQSSDDKMSMLSLACMESISPIVFIVPAQGKIKGFYEHKTLIKKFENKRPDLETFFVGDISRIYFDQFHKSLTDETDLLKQFRSALLYQILFPEMDCFRRKKEWEESFYVVPNSFPLRCRFHTEHNFENPDDVEIIIKGKIEESCSLQELLKGVKFDALPEDKVTGEIELHYTTNKETKQLKKIDASIILLYREELYQKHSLILRAKEKEKPIRKFSTLIEE is encoded by the coding sequence ATGAACATCAGCATTTCCACATATAAAGTAAAACAAACAGATACTTTAGAGTCTGTTGCAGAACAATTAGGAATTTCTGCAGAGGCACTCAAGCGTTATCACAATACATATTGTGATTTGAAAAATCTTATAGGTAATGATCTTACAGGAGTTTATAAAATCCTGACTCCTCCACGAGAAAAAATTGCAGAGCTTAAAGAAAACCAAAAGCAAATAATTTTGAATAGCAATCTTCCTGCTCTACATTTAGCTGAAGATTTTTATGCTTTAAACTATGAGGCAAGTGAACGGTTTGAGCAGTGGGATAAAGAAGATTTAGTGATTGATTATTCCGTTTCTGTTAATCTCCGTGAGATGGCAGATAAGGGCCTTCTTGCCGAAATAAAAACCTCCGGTTTTAAGAAAAACGGACAATCTTCTGATGATAAGATGAGTATGCTTTCCCTTGCCTGTATGGAAAGTATCTCTCCCATTGTATTTATAGTTCCTGCACAGGGAAAGATAAAAGGATTCTACGAACATAAGACACTCATCAAAAAATTCGAAAATAAAAGACCCGATCTGGAGACTTTTTTTGTCGGCGACATTTCCAGGATATATTTTGATCAATTTCATAAAAGTCTTACGGATGAAACCGATTTGCTGAAACAATTCCGATCTGCTTTGCTTTATCAGATTTTGTTTCCTGAAATGGATTGTTTCCGAAGAAAAAAAGAATGGGAAGAAAGTTTCTATGTAGTTCCTAATTCATTTCCGTTAAGATGCAGGTTTCATACGGAACACAATTTTGAAAATCCGGATGATGTAGAGATTATTATTAAAGGAAAAATAGAAGAAAGTTGCAGCTTGCAGGAATTATTGAAAGGAGTGAAATTCGACGCATTACCGGAAGACAAAGTAACAGGTGAAATAGAATTACATTATACCACCAATAAAGAAACCAAACAATTAAAAAAGATAGATGCAAGCATCATACTCTTGTATCGGGAAGAATTGTATCAAAAACATAGCCTGATACTTAGAGCAAAAGAAAAAGAAAAACCGATAAGAAAGTTCAGTACATTAATAGAAGAATAA
- a CDS encoding DUF5458 family protein, with protein MSQKQQEVQQAIETPVLEQRKVQGQLSLDKIIEKLARYGGFDLLETSIENVQNINPDRKARRKIFLTEKGKEKERETLKKTLELWAGVISKSDSLTDMVADCEDQRKAAEGILSKNLSKAVDATRELEGNYRTVAMFYKNTESDKVKNVTIVNADLEQLKDLDNTRFIDTIHAELSDNYDRLDLKNNYGLLVIPGYLGSNTVVEKWAKIAHENKVMLVTDFEHLDEPDDVMEMFDQAYLTGGEVYRSNVLMTCNWLVGRGRFEEIDELDDLFIPPSGALAGKVYKTLMSQVTAGKKFGGINEVEGVKFDLKKSEIANLENLGLIPMVNEYGKVMAFSGKTLFNGDNLGLQTYSVVRVFDYVTKVLMDFLNRRAFENFTAVTRKEIMNQIVRFLDAITGPGKLIENFEIRKFEQDPVQKDRIHLDIHMKPYFPAKNFLIKMDGHKGDDGNEWDTEYEQK; from the coding sequence ATGTCACAAAAACAACAAGAAGTACAACAGGCGATAGAAACTCCTGTTTTAGAACAAAGAAAAGTACAGGGACAGCTTAGTCTTGATAAAATTATTGAAAAGCTGGCACGTTACGGCGGTTTCGATTTATTAGAAACTTCCATTGAGAATGTTCAGAATATCAATCCTGACAGAAAGGCTAGAAGAAAAATATTTCTTACCGAAAAAGGTAAAGAGAAAGAAAGGGAAACCTTGAAGAAAACCCTGGAACTTTGGGCAGGTGTTATCAGTAAAAGTGATTCATTAACCGATATGGTTGCAGATTGCGAGGATCAGAGAAAAGCTGCGGAAGGTATATTGTCTAAGAATCTTTCCAAGGCAGTGGATGCTACCAGAGAACTGGAAGGTAATTACAGAACGGTTGCCATGTTTTATAAAAATACAGAGTCTGATAAAGTAAAAAATGTTACAATAGTTAATGCTGATCTGGAGCAGTTAAAAGATCTGGACAATACCCGTTTTATCGATACTATTCATGCGGAACTTTCAGATAATTATGACAGGTTAGACCTTAAAAATAATTATGGACTTTTAGTAATTCCGGGATATTTAGGTTCTAATACAGTGGTAGAAAAATGGGCAAAAATAGCACACGAAAATAAAGTAATGCTGGTTACGGATTTTGAGCATCTGGATGAACCGGATGATGTCATGGAAATGTTCGATCAGGCGTATCTTACAGGTGGTGAAGTCTATAGATCCAATGTACTGATGACATGTAACTGGTTGGTTGGAAGAGGTAGATTTGAAGAAATCGACGAATTGGACGACCTTTTCATTCCGCCATCGGGAGCTTTAGCAGGGAAAGTATATAAAACCCTGATGTCTCAAGTAACAGCAGGAAAGAAATTTGGAGGAATCAATGAAGTGGAAGGTGTAAAGTTTGACCTGAAGAAAAGTGAAATTGCCAATCTGGAAAATCTGGGATTAATCCCAATGGTTAATGAATACGGAAAAGTAATGGCTTTTTCAGGAAAAACACTTTTTAACGGAGATAATTTAGGATTACAGACCTATTCTGTGGTAAGGGTATTCGACTATGTAACCAAAGTATTGATGGATTTTTTAAACAGAAGAGCCTTTGAGAACTTTACGGCGGTTACGAGAAAAGAAATTATGAATCAGATCGTACGTTTCTTAGATGCTATTACAGGACCGGGGAAACTGATTGAGAACTTTGAAATCAGAAAATTTGAACAGGATCCTGTTCAGAAAGACAGAATTCACTTGGATATTCATATGAAACCTTATTTCCCTGCCAAAAACTTCCTTATCAAAATGGATGGTCATAAAGGTGATGATGGTAACGAATGGGATACAGAATATGAACAAAAATAA
- a CDS encoding C40 family peptidase: MKSSKPFYIVVYSILCIITLSCGGKKYIKEIPYHYSSDEFSETTQERKEESSSGYTNVDDNSEKLSDEQLRIKEKYSIIMEVMPKEITDYKLYSYIDQWIGTPYKKQTLEEKKGVDCSYFVQSLYSDVYGETLSKTADGIFRAKSIQLFTGRTFLKEGDILFFRYDKFHPISDVGIYLHNDRILACTANGLNIYNFNDEYFQLRYVAAGRLKPKS, from the coding sequence ATGAAATCAAGCAAACCATTTTACATTGTCGTCTATTCGATATTATGTATCATTACGCTTTCATGTGGTGGAAAAAAGTATATCAAAGAAATTCCTTATCACTATTCTTCAGACGAATTTTCAGAAACTACCCAAGAACGGAAAGAAGAATCTTCTTCCGGTTATACCAATGTTGATGATAATTCGGAAAAGCTAAGTGATGAACAGCTTCGTATCAAAGAAAAATATTCCATCATTATGGAGGTAATGCCGAAAGAGATTACCGACTATAAACTTTATTCATATATCGATCAATGGATAGGTACTCCCTACAAAAAACAAACATTGGAAGAAAAAAAAGGAGTAGATTGTTCTTACTTCGTACAGTCATTATACAGTGATGTATACGGGGAAACATTGTCTAAAACAGCTGATGGTATATTCCGCGCCAAATCTATTCAGCTTTTTACAGGAAGAACATTTTTAAAAGAAGGAGATATTCTGTTTTTCAGATATGATAAATTTCATCCTATTTCGGATGTGGGTATTTATCTGCACAATGACAGAATATTGGCATGCACAGCAAATGGACTGAATATATACAATTTTAATGATGAGTATTTTCAGCTAAGATATGTTGCTGCAGGAAGGCTAAAACCTAAAAGTTGA